One Lytechinus pictus isolate F3 Inbred chromosome 12, Lp3.0, whole genome shotgun sequence genomic region harbors:
- the LOC129272504 gene encoding D(2)-like dopamine receptor: MSDHLGTMVTPTNLIISDPFQGPDIVLVIVLSLLALCGAFGNALVIVAIYKTRALHTVTNYFIVSLACADLFVSTCIMPFAVVTQSLNGRWLFGQVFCSIWSSLDILCCTASTLNLCAVSVDRYIAITSPLKYHVSMTRGRALAIICVVWLFSMFLATTQLIWKQIIGQTSEVMPGFEICPYALDKTFRMYAASSSFFIPLTVVIILYARIFRVAYKQARQINATHDQLQTSHPSRSQMGRQESIANGNNNAPSNTLSNQLRKASRMSMEFGIASREVYPHRQSRETKAFKTVAAVLGAFIICWIPFAVTFVVEAYCSKCNLPVKMMDTFLWLGYVNSVVNPIIYAFFNRTFRTSFIRVLGLQSRTSCCGHTFDEDDYRSTMMT; the protein is encoded by the coding sequence ATGTCGGACCATCTAGGAACTATGGTTACACCTACCAACCTCATCATCAGTGATCCCTTCCAAGGACCTGACATCGTCCTCGTCATCGTCCTGTCGCTACTAGCGCTATGTGGGGCCTTTGGCAACGCTCTCGTCATCGTTGCCATCTACAAGACGCGCGCTCTTCACACCGTCACCAACTATTTCATCGTCAGCCTGGCCTGTGCtgacttgtttgtaagtacttGTATCATGCCTTTCGCCGTTGTCACCCAGAGTTTGAACGGACGTTGGTTGTTTGGACAGGTCTTCTGTTCTATATGGTCCTCACTGGACATCCTCTGCTGCACGGCATCAACGCTTAATCTATGCGCAGTCAGCGTAGACCGTTATATCGCAATTACGTCACCGCTGAAATATCACGTCTCAATGACGCGAGGAAGGGCGTTGGCAATAATTTGTGTCGTGTGGTTGTTTTCCATGTTTCTGGCGACCACGCAGCTGATTTGGAAACAGATTATTGGGCAGACGAGCGAGGTGATGCCTGGATTTGAGATCTGTCCATACGCACTCGATAAAACGTTCCGAATGTACGCCGCATCGTCGTCGTTCTTCATACCTCTGACCGTCGTCATCATTCTTTACGCGCGCATCTTCCGCGTTGCGTACAAACAAGCTCGTCAGATCAACGCAACGCACGACCAGCTTCAAACGTCGCATCCGTCACGTTCCCAAATGGGCAGGCAAGAGTCAATCGCAAATGGCAACAACAACGCACCGTCGAACACATTATCAAATCAGTTGCGCAAAGCGTCAAGGATGTCCATGGAGTTTGGAATCGCATCGCGGGAAGTTTACCCGCATCGTCAATCACGCGAAACGAAAGCCTTCAAAACCGTCGCCGCTGTGCTCGGCGCCTTTATTATCTGTTGGATACCATTTGCTGTGACGTTTGTAGTGGAAGCTTACTGTTCAAAGTGTAATCTGCCAGTTAAAATGATGGATACTTTCTTATGGCTTGGTTACGTCAACAGCGTCGTGAATCCCATTATATATGCGTTCTTTAATCGGACCTTCCGCACATCATTCATTCGAGTATTGGGTCTGCAAAGTCGCACAAGTTGTTGTGGGCACACGTTTGATGAAGACGATTATAGGTCGACGATGATGACCTAG